From the genome of Gracilinanus agilis isolate LMUSP501 chromosome 2, AgileGrace, whole genome shotgun sequence, one region includes:
- the SLC27A4 gene encoding long-chain fatty acid transport protein 4 translates to MLSNVTQVGVALLSKLAYQVPWTQVGLSVLCFYLAFGGWKFIWIIWKTLGRDIFAGTVLLKVKKKVRKYLQEHQTVPTIFATTMKRHPDKTALIFEGTDTHWTFRQLDNYSNAVGNLLEARGLVSGNVVALFMENRNEFVGLWLGMAKLGVEAALINTNLRRDALRHCLTTSQARILIFGSELASAVYEIHSTLNPALSLLCSGDWDPSSVPAGTEHLEPLLKNSPKNLPTQPNKGFTDKLFYIYTSGTTGMPKAAIVVHSRYYRMAALVYYGFRMRSSDIVYDCLPLYHSAGNIVGIGQCLMHGMTVVIRKKFSASRFWDDCIKYNCTIVQYIGELCRYLLNQPPREAETQHCVRMALGNGLRQSIWMDFINRFHIPQVAEFYGATECNCSLGNFDSQVGACGFNSRIVSFVYPIRLVRVNEDTMELIRDHNGICLPCNPGEPGQLVGRIVQHDPLRRFDGYINPGANNKKIAHDVFKKGDMAYLSGDVLVMDDLGYLYFRDRTGDTFRWKGENVSTTEVEGTLSRLLDMADVAVYGVEVPGLEGRAGMAAIADVKGGCNLTEFAKALQKELPLYARPIFLRFLPELHKTGTYKFQKTELRKEAYNPALVKDPLFYLDIQLNSYLPLDSKAYARIQAGDVKL, encoded by the exons TGCTGGGACAGTCCTGTTGAAGGtaaagaagaaagtgaggaaatACCTCCAGGAGCACCAGACTGTGCCCACAATCTTTGCTACCACCATGAAGCGCCACCCAGACAAGACAGCCCTGATATTCGAGGGCACTGATACCCACTGGACTTTCCGCCAGTTGGACAACTACTCCAATGCAGTTGGCAATCTGTTGGAAGCCCGGGGCCTGGTTTCTGGGAATGTGGTAGCCCTCTTCATGGAGAATCGAAATGAGTTTGTGGGGCTCTGGCTGGGCATGGCCAAGCTGGGGGTGGAAGCAGCCCTTATTAACACTAATCTGCGACGAGATGCCCTGCGTCACTGCCTGACTACCTCTCAGGCCCGTATCCTCATTTTTGGCAGTGAGCTAGCTTCTG CTGTTTATGAAATCCACAGCACCCTGAACCCCGCCTTGAGTCTCCTTTGCTCAGGGGATTGGGACCCCAGCTCTGTGCCAGCAGGAACTGAACACCTGGAACCCCTTCTGAAGAATTCCCCCAAGAACCTACCCACGCAACCAAATAAAGGCTTCACTG ATAAGCTTTTCTACATCTACACCTCCGGCACCACGGGGATGCCCAAAGCTGCCATCGTGGTGCACAGCAG GTATTACCGGATGGCTGCCCTGGTCTACTATGGCTTCCGAATGCGTTCTAGCGACATTGTATATGACTGCCTCCCCCTCTACCACTCAGCAG GAAACATTGTGGGAATTGGACAGTGTCTGATGCACGGAATGACTGTGGTGATCCGAAAGAAATTCTCTGCCTCTCGATTCTGGGATGATTGCATCAAGTATAACTGTACG aTTGTCCAGTATATTGGAGAGTTGTGCCGATACCTTCTGAACCAGCCTCCGAGAGAAGCAGAGACACAGCACTGTGTGCGCATGGCCCTAGGTAACGGGCTTCGACAGTCTATCTGGATGGACTTCATCAATCGTTTCCACATCCCCCAAGTGGCTGAGTTCTATGGGGCCACTGAATGCAACTGCAGCTTGGGGAACTTCGATAGCCAG GTGGGGGCCTGTGGCTTCAATAGCCGAATCGTATCCTTTGTCTACCCTATCCGACTGGTCCGGGTGAACGAAGACACCATGGAGTTGATCAGGGACCATAACGGCATCTGCCTTCCCTGTAATCCAG GGGAGCCGGGCCAGCTCGTTGGCCGAATTGTGCAGCATGATCCTCTTCGGCGTTTTGATGGATACATCAACCCTGGTGCCAACAATAAGAAGATTGCCCATGATGTCTTCAAGAAGGGAGACATGGCCTACCTCAGTG GTGATGTGCTGGTGATGGATGACCTGGGCTACCTGTATTTCCGGGATCGAACAGGTGATACTTTCCggtggaaaggagagaatgtctCCACTACTGAAGTGGAGGGGACCCTGAGCCGACTCTTAGACATGGCTGATGTGGCCGTGTATGGGGTAGAGGTGCCAG GTCTGGAGGGCCGGGCAGGCATGGCTGCCATTGCAGACGTCAAAGGTGGCTGCAACCTCACCGAATTTGCCAAAGCGCTGCAGAAGGAACTCCCACTCTATGCCCGCCCCATCTTTCTACGCTTCTTGCCTGAGCTTCATAAAACAG GGACCTACAAATTCCAGAAGACGGAATTACGGAAGGAGGCCTACAATCCAGCTTTGGTGAAAGACCCCCTTTTCTATCTGGATATCCAACTCAATAGCTATCTTCCCCTGGACTCCAAGGCTTACGCCCGTATCCAAGCTGGGGATGTGAAGCTGTGA